The region GGCTCCTTCTCGGAAAACGGACCGGCAGATACGGGGTACAAGCCTTGTCGACAGTCAACGCCCGCGCGGAGGGATTGTCAATTTGCCGGGGCTGCGCCGGGTCGTCGCGGGAGGGGCAAACGAAATCGGGCGGGACGTTTCCGCCCCGCCCGCATCAAGCGCATTTCCCCGGCCTATTCCGCCGGCACCGCTTCCAGATCGCCGGTTTCGGTCAGCGGGTGCTTCAGATGGGCCAGCATCTCCTTGGGCGTGACCTGCAGGAAGTTCGGCAGTTCCTCGTCCCAGTTCTGCAGGATCTCGTCAGCCCGGCGCGAATTGGTTTCTTTCAGGTGCCGCTCGACCAGTTCGCGCAACTCGGCTTCCCAATGCGGGTGGCTGACGGCGTTCAGCACCAGCGATTCCGGGTTGATATAGTCGCGCGCGACACCCTCGGGGTCGTAGAGATAGGCCATGCCGCCGGTCATGCCGGCACCGAAGTTGGCCCCGATCCGGCCAAGGATCACCGCGACGCCGCCGGTCATGTATTCGCAACCGTTACTGCCGCAGCCCTCGATCACCACCTTCGCGCCCGAGTTGCGGACGCCGAAACGTTCGCCCGCACGACCGGCCGCGAAAAGGTAACCATCGGTGGCGCCGTACAGAACCGTGTTGCCGATGATGACGTTGTCCGCCGCGGTCAGCGGGCTGATCATCGGCGGGCGCACGGTGATGGTGCCGCCCGACAGGCCCTTGCCGACATAGTCATTGGCATCGCCGCTGACCTCCAGCTTCAGGCCCGGCGCGGCAAAGGCGCCAAGCGATTGCCCGGCGCTGCCGGTCAGACGCACGGTCAGGTGGTCGGGCTGCAGCTTGTTGCGCATGCCGAAGGTCTGCACGATCATCGAGCTGGTGCGGGTGCCGATGGTCCGGTGGGTGTTCCGGACAGCATAGCTCAACTGCATCTTCTCGCCATCGCTGAAGAAGCGTTCGGCATCGCGGATGATCTCGGCATCCAGCGTGTCGGGAACGGCATTCCGCGGCTTCGAGCGGTCATAGACGATCTTCTCGCTGCCATCGACGGTGATGAGAAGCGGGTTCAGGTCCAGATCGTCCAGATGCGCGGCGCCACGGCTGACCTGCGTCAGCAGATCGGCCCGTCCGATCACCTCGTCCACCGAACGCGCGCCGATGCTGGCAAGGATCTCGCGAACCTCCTGCGCATAGAAGGTGATGAGGTTCACCACCTTGTCCGCCGAGCCGGTGAACATGGCGCGCAGGCGTTCGTCCTGCGTGCAGACGCCCACCGGGCAGGTGTTTGACTGGCACTGACGGACCATGATGCAGCCCATGGCAATCAGCGCGGCGGTACCGATGCCGTATTCCTCGGCCCCCATCATCGCCGCCATGACCACGTCGCGCCCGGTCCTGAGCCCGCCATCGGTGCGCAGGGTGATGCGGTCGCGCAGGCGGTTCATCGCCAGCACCTGATGCGCCTCGGTCAGACCCATCTCCCACGGCAGACCGGCGAACTTGATCGAGGTCGCGGGCGAGGCCCCGGTGCCGCCGTTATGGCCCGAGATCAGGATCACGTCGGCCTTGGCCTTGGCCACGCCCGCTGCGATGGTGCCGACGCCCGAGGAGGCCACCAGCTTCACCGTGATCTTGGCGCGCGGGTTGATCTGCTTCAGGTCATAGATCAGCTGCGCCAGATCCTCGATCGAGTAGATGTCGTGGTGCGGCGGCGGGCTGATCAGCGTCACGCCCGGCGTCGAATGCCGCAGCCGTGCGATCAGCTTGGTCACCTTCATGCCGGGCAGCTGGCCACCCTCGCCGGGTTTGGCGCCCTGCGCGACCTTGATCTCCAGTTCCTCGCAGGCGTTCAGGTATTCGGCGGTGACGCCGAAGCGGCCCGAGGCCACCTGCTTGATCTTGGCCGAGGGGTTGTCGCCATTCGGCAGCGGCATGTGATGCGCGGGGTCCTCGCCACCCTCGCCAGAGTCGGATTTCGCACCGATCCGGTTCATGGCGATGTTCAGCGTCATATGCGCCTCGGGCGAAAGCGCCCCCAGCGACATGCCCGGCGTGACGAAACGCTTGCGGATCGAGGTGATCGACTCCACCTCGTCCAGCGGCACCGGCTTGCCAAGCGGCTTGATGTCCAGAAGATCGCGGATATGGATCGGCGGGTTCGCCCGCATGGTGGCGCTGAACTGCTTCCAGGTGTCATAAGAGGCCCGCTCGCACGCGACCTGCAGCAGTTTCATCGTATTGGCTTCCCAAGCGTGCTTTTCGCCCGAGCGGCGCAGCTTGTAGAAGCCGCCGACCGGCAGCAGGTCCACGTTCTCGGTATGGAAGCCCTTCTGGTGGATCTCCTCCAGCTTGTCCTGAAGCCCGTGCAGACCGATGCCCGAGATGCGCGAATGCATCCCCGGGAAATATTCGGCCACCATCGCGCGGGACAGACCCACCGCTTCGAAGTTCAGCCCGCCGCGATAGGAGGACAGGACCGAGATCCCCATCTTCGCCATGATCTTCAACAGGCCCTGGTCGATCGCGTCGCGATAGCGGCGCATGTTCTCGATCAGGCTGCCTTCCAGCAGGCCCCGCTGGATCCGGTCATCGATCGAATCCTGCGCCAGGTAGGGGTTCACCGTGGTCGCGCCACAGCCAACCAGCACGGCGAAGTAATGCGGATCGATGCATTCTGCCGAGCGCACGTTGATCGAGCAGAAGGTGCGCAGTCCCTTGCGCGTCAGCCAGCTGTGCACCGCGCTGGTCGCAAGGATCATCGGCATGCCGATGCGGTCCGGCCCCTGATGCTCGTCGGTCAGCACCAGATGTCCGGCACCACTGCGCACGGCGTCCTCGGCCTCGGCCCGGATGCGCGCCAGACCCTCGCCAAGCGCGTCCTGACCGGCGCCATCGGGGAAGGTGCAGTCGATCACCGTGACCGAGCTGTCGAACATCTTCATCATCTCGGCGAATTCGCCATTGGCGACGAAGGGGCTTTCCAAGAGCAGAATCTCGGTCTGGCTGCTCGATTCGTCCAGCACGTTCTTGAGGTTGCCGAACCGGGTCTTGAGGCTCATCACCCGCGCTTCGCGCAAGGAGTCGATCGGCGGGTTGGTCACCTGGCTGAAGTTCTGGCGGAAGAAATGGCTCAGCGGCCGGTACTGGTTCGACAGCACTGCGGCGGGCGTGTCATCGCCCATCGAGGCCAGCGCTTCTTTTCCGTCCTCGGCCATCGGCGCAAGGACGTTTTCCAGTTCCTCCAGCGTATAGCCGGCCGCGGTCTGCCGGCGGCGCAGCTCGTCGCCCTTGAAGCTGGTATTCTCGGGCAGCTCGCGCATGATGACGTTCAGCTCGACGACCTTCTCGATCCACTCGCCAAAGGGCTGCGAGCCGGCCAGTCGGTCCTTGATCTGGCTGTCGGTATAAAGACGGCCATCCCACATATCGACTGCGATCATCTGACCCGGCCCCAGCGCGCCCTTTTCGCGCACCGTCGCCTCGTCCGAGGGCACCATGCCCACTTCCGAGCCCGCGATCAGAAGGTTGTCCCCTGTGATGACATAGCGCATCGGGCGCAGACCGTTGCGGTCCAGCCCGCCGCAGACCCAGCGGCCATCGGTCATCGCCAGCGCCGCCGGCCCGTCCCAGGGCTCCATCACCGCGTTGCAATAGGCATACATATCCGCCCATGCCTTCGGCATGTCGGTCGTGGCCTTGGACCAGCTTTCCGGCACCAGCATGGTCTTGGTCATCGGCGCCGAACGTCCCGAGCGCACCATGACCTCGAAGACCGCATCCAACGCGGCGCTGTCCGACGAGCCGGCAGGGACGATCGGCTTGATGTCCTCGGCCATTTCACCAAAGGCGCCCGATGCCATGCGGATCTCGTGACTGCGCATCCAGTTCAGGTTGCCCTTCAGCGTGTTGATCTCGCCGTTATGGGCCAGCATCCGGAAGGGCTGGGCCAGCCACCATTGCGGGAAGGTGTTGGTGGAATAGCGCTGGTGATAGATGGCGAAGGCCGATTCAAACCGCTCGTCCTTCAGGTCGGGATAGAATTCGGCCACCTGCTCGGCCAGCATCATGCCCTTGTAGATGATCGAGCGGCAGCTGAGCGAGGCAAAATAGAGCCCGGCGATCTGCGCGGCGATGGCCGCCTTCTCGATCCGGCGGCGGATGATATAGAGCTCGCGCTCGAACTGGACCTGATCGATGTCCTTGTCGCAGCGGATCAGGATCTGCTCGATCTCGGGGCGGGTGGCATTGGCCTTTTCGCCCAGAACGGCGGTGTTCACCGGCACATGCCGCCAGCCATAGATGTAATGGCCCATGCGCAGAACTTCGGATTCCACGATGGTCCGGCAGCGTTCCTGCGCGCCGAAATCCGTGCGCGGCAGGAAGACTTGACCGACGGCGATCAGCTTCTTCGGGTCGGGCTCGTGGCCGGTGCGGCGAATCTGGTCATAGAAGAAGGGCACCGGGATCTGCACGTGGATGCCCGCGCCATCGCCGGTCTTGCCATCGGCGT is a window of Paracoccus zhejiangensis DNA encoding:
- the gltB gene encoding glutamate synthase large subunit; its protein translation is MSNNWQADEQARRDWMAEHSLYREEDEHSSCGVGLVVSIDGKASRKVVQNGIDALKAVWHRGAVDADGKTGDGAGIHVQIPVPFFYDQIRRTGHEPDPKKLIAVGQVFLPRTDFGAQERCRTIVESEVLRMGHYIYGWRHVPVNTAVLGEKANATRPEIEQILIRCDKDIDQVQFERELYIIRRRIEKAAIAAQIAGLYFASLSCRSIIYKGMMLAEQVAEFYPDLKDERFESAFAIYHQRYSTNTFPQWWLAQPFRMLAHNGEINTLKGNLNWMRSHEIRMASGAFGEMAEDIKPIVPAGSSDSAALDAVFEVMVRSGRSAPMTKTMLVPESWSKATTDMPKAWADMYAYCNAVMEPWDGPAALAMTDGRWVCGGLDRNGLRPMRYVITGDNLLIAGSEVGMVPSDEATVREKGALGPGQMIAVDMWDGRLYTDSQIKDRLAGSQPFGEWIEKVVELNVIMRELPENTSFKGDELRRRQTAAGYTLEELENVLAPMAEDGKEALASMGDDTPAAVLSNQYRPLSHFFRQNFSQVTNPPIDSLREARVMSLKTRFGNLKNVLDESSSQTEILLLESPFVANGEFAEMMKMFDSSVTVIDCTFPDGAGQDALGEGLARIRAEAEDAVRSGAGHLVLTDEHQGPDRIGMPMILATSAVHSWLTRKGLRTFCSINVRSAECIDPHYFAVLVGCGATTVNPYLAQDSIDDRIQRGLLEGSLIENMRRYRDAIDQGLLKIMAKMGISVLSSYRGGLNFEAVGLSRAMVAEYFPGMHSRISGIGLHGLQDKLEEIHQKGFHTENVDLLPVGGFYKLRRSGEKHAWEANTMKLLQVACERASYDTWKQFSATMRANPPIHIRDLLDIKPLGKPVPLDEVESITSIRKRFVTPGMSLGALSPEAHMTLNIAMNRIGAKSDSGEGGEDPAHHMPLPNGDNPSAKIKQVASGRFGVTAEYLNACEELEIKVAQGAKPGEGGQLPGMKVTKLIARLRHSTPGVTLISPPPHHDIYSIEDLAQLIYDLKQINPRAKITVKLVASSGVGTIAAGVAKAKADVILISGHNGGTGASPATSIKFAGLPWEMGLTEAHQVLAMNRLRDRITLRTDGGLRTGRDVVMAAMMGAEEYGIGTAALIAMGCIMVRQCQSNTCPVGVCTQDERLRAMFTGSADKVVNLITFYAQEVREILASIGARSVDEVIGRADLLTQVSRGAAHLDDLDLNPLLITVDGSEKIVYDRSKPRNAVPDTLDAEIIRDAERFFSDGEKMQLSYAVRNTHRTIGTRTSSMIVQTFGMRNKLQPDHLTVRLTGSAGQSLGAFAAPGLKLEVSGDANDYVGKGLSGGTITVRPPMISPLTAADNVIIGNTVLYGATDGYLFAAGRAGERFGVRNSGAKVVIEGCGSNGCEYMTGGVAVILGRIGANFGAGMTGGMAYLYDPEGVARDYINPESLVLNAVSHPHWEAELRELVERHLKETNSRRADEILQNWDEELPNFLQVTPKEMLAHLKHPLTETGDLEAVPAE